A region of the Mycobacterium sp. NBC_00419 genome:
ATCGCCACCGCGTCACGCGAGGACAGTCCGAGCTCCACCATCGCGGTGGACTCGTCGATCTTATCCGGCGACTGTGCGGTGGCATTGGCCACCCAGTTGCGCAGCCACTCGCGCATCTCGGCCACAGTCATGTCGGTTCGGGCCGGGGTTACCGCTGCCGGCTCCGGGTCAGTCGTCGTGAAATCTTCTGGGGGCGTGTTTGATTCAGACATCAGGCCTCACCTCGTACGAGGGAGCGTTCGACCACGGTCTCGTGCCGTACGCCCCTTCGTCCACTTAGGAACTTCTTCCAGTCGTCATTCGGTCTCGTCCGGGAAGGCATTGGCGACCTTCCCGCTGCGCAGGCTGCCGTCCAGGTAGGCCGACCGGCAGGCGCGCCGGCCGATCTTGCCGCTGGAGGTACGCGGGATCGCGCCGGCCGGCGTCAACAGCACGTCACGCACCGTGACACCGTGCCGCACGGCGACCGCCGCGCGGATGTCGTCGACGACCGGCCCCAGCTCGAGCTTGTGCGAGCCGGGTGCTCGCTCTGCGACGATCACCAGCTGCTCGGAGGTGTCGTCGGCATCGCGCTTGAGACCCGCGTGGGCGTTCTCGAACACCTCGTCGGGAAGCCGGTTGGCCGGCACCGAGAACGCCGCGACGAATCCGGTGCGCACCGCCTTGGTGGCCTCCTGCGCGGAGTACTCCAGATCCTGCGGATAGTGGTTGCGGCCGTCGATGATCACCAGGTCCTTGGTGCGCCCGGTGATGTAGAGCTCGCCATCGTGATAGGCGCCCAGGTCACCAGTGCGCACCCACGTTGCGTCGTCTGCCGCGCCGTCGGCGTGCGACGGGTTGGTACGCGACTTGAGGATGTTCTGGAAGGTGGCAATGGTCTCTTCGGGCTTGTTCCAGTAGCCGGTGCCCATGTTCTGGCCGCTGATCCAGATCTCGCCGATCTGGCCGTCGACAAGTTCGGTGGCCGAATCGTTGTCGACGATCACCGCCCACTCGTCGACCCCGATCTTGCCCGCGCCGGCCTGGGCGACGGCCTTGGGAGAGTCGTCCGGAACGGCGACGAAGCGCCCTGCGTTCAGCTCGTCGCGGTCCACCGAGATGATCGTCGGCTCCTCCGAGGACGGGGTGGTCGACACGAACAGCGTGGCCTCGGCCAGGCCGTAGGACGGCTTGATGGCCTTGGGCTGGAAGCCGAACGGCCCGAAGGCATCGTTGAAGCGGCGCACGGTGGCCGCCGAGATCGGCTCGCTGCCGTTGAGGATCGCCTTGACGTTGGACAGGTCCAGCGGCTCCTCGTCGTCCTTGGGCAGGCCACGCGCAGCGGCGTGGTCGAACGCGAAGTTCGGGGCCACCGAGATGGTGCCGCCGGTGTCGCCGGGCTTGCGGGCCAGCTCACGAATCCACCGGCCGGGGCGGCGAACGAACGCCGCGGGCGTCATGAAGGTGAAGTAGTGGCCGATCATCGGTGACAGCAACGCGGTGATCAGACCCATGTCGTGGAAGAACGGCAACCACGAGACACCACGGTCGCCCTCTTCACCCTCGAGAGCCTCGATAACCTGGACGATGTTGGTGGCCAGGTTCAGGTGGGTGATCTGGACACCGGTGGGGATCCGGGTCGAGCCCGACGTGTACTGCAGGTAGGCGACGGTGCTCTCGTCGATGCTGTCGTAGTGCTCCCACGTCGCACCGACCTCGTCGGGCACGGCATCGACCGCGATGACGCGGGGCCGGTCCTTGGCCGGGCGGCTGCGGAAGAACTTGCGCACACCTTCGGCCGAATCGGTGGTGGTCAGGATCGCCGACGGCGCGCAGTCATCGAGGACCGCATGCAGACGACCGACGTGGCCGGGCTCGGACGGGTCGAACAGCGGCACCGCGATACGACCCGAGTACATCGTGCCGAACATGGCGATGAGGTACTCGAGGTTCTGCGGGCACAGGATGGCTACTCGGTCACCGGGCTGGGTCACCTGCTGCAGCCGGGCGGCCACGGCGCGGTTACGGGTGCTGAACTCGGCCCAGCGCAGCTCGCGAACCAGGCCGTCGCGTTCGGTGGAGAAGTCGAGAAAACGGTAGGCGAGCTTGTCGCCGCGGACTTTGGCCCAGCGCTCGACGTGCTTGACCACACTGGCGCCCTCAGGGAAGGTGATGCGGCCGTTCTTGATGAACGGGTTATGGAACGGCATACCACTCTCCTGTCACAACACTTCTGTGTCGGGTCCTTCGGCGGCCGCGCGTAGGTCGCGCCACCGGTCACCCTGCGTCGCGGGGCCCAAACCTCACAGATGGTACAGAGAACATCTAAGTCCCGGCTGTACCGAGATTCTGGATACCCCGACGCCGTAGCTCTTATTTTCTTCTTAATGTTAGGCGCAGTAGCGGCGGCGGCCAAATCGGATCGGGTGTCGTTACCGCATCATCCGTGTTTCGGTACCGGAGCGTTCTGGATGACGTCACGCGCCCAATTCAGTGTCCACGCCGTCGCCGTCTGGCCGTCGAGGTTCCAGAACTGCGGCGTGTTGTACATCGCGTGCACCGGCTGCCCGGCGCCCCCGGCGAGGACATCGAGGGTCTCCGGCAGGTTGGTGATGTTGAACGCCTGCTCCGGTGCGGCGCAGATCAGGTCCCCCGGCGCGCAGATCTGGTTGGTCCGGTTGTTCAGCGCGCCGAACCCGCCCGGGCGTTCGCCGCTCATGGTCAGCCCCATCGCCGAGAGCACGGGTACCTCGTGCAGCGTGATCTCCGCGCCCTGCCCCGGCGGGTTGGGGCCGATGTCCTGACCGACGTTGTCCTGCCTGCGGCCGTCGGCGATCAACGTCACACCCAGCACCAGGTCCTCGTCGACCGGGCCGCGGCCATTGCCGATGTCGCTGGCCAGGTCGCCACCGATCACCGCGCCCTGGGAGAAGCCGACGATCACATACGAGGTCAACGGGCAACGCTCGTTCATCTCGGTCATGGCCTTGACCGTGGCGCGGGTTCCCTCGGTGCGGCTGTCGTTGTACGACATCTGCTTGTCGGCCGACAGCGGATTGTGGAACTGCGCGGTGTAGGGAACGGTGTACACCTCGACGCGGTCACGCCCGAACTGCTCGGTGAGCGGCCCGGTCACGTTGCGCAGCAGCGCGATGGGGAACTGCGTCGGGTTGAGCGGATCGTCGGTCGGCGAGGACTCCCACGTGCCGGGGATGGCGATCAGCTGCACGTCCGGGCAACTGGCGTCCTGGAACTCCGGGCGCGGCTTCTTGCCGGGCTGAGCCGTGGTCGGCGGGACCGCCGTGGGTGGCACCGCGCTCGGCGGTGACTCCGGTTTACGCACCACGATCACGATGATCGCGACGATCAGTGCCACCGCGATCGCCATCGCACCCGCAGCGATCAGGCCGAGGATGCGGTGCCGGCGGCGCCGGGCATTAGTCCGGGTTTTTCGAGCCATTGAGAGGGGAGCTGTCTTCCTGCTAGCAGAGGCGTTGGGTGGCGATGCGGATGTAATCCGCGGTCGCCGTGTTCACCTGGATGTCGGAAGCCGTCTGCGCTGACGACGAGGGGGCATCGGCGACGTCGCTGCGCACCATCGGGGCGATGTAGTCCCACACCGCCTGGTCACTTTGGCCGGCCGCGTGGGCCTGGCACACCGAGGAGCCGATGGACAGCGCCTGCAACTCGCTGGAGGGGTGCACACCCGCGCCGGACAACGCGTCCAGGAAGGAACGCTGAACCGGGGTGACGTCGAGCTTGGCCGACTGCATCTCGTTGTCGGGCGACAACGATGCGCCCTGCCCGTGCACCGGCCCCAGCACCTGTTCCGCCGGGGCGGCGGTGGTGACCAGATCCTCCCCGGCGCTACAGCCGATCAACAGCCAGGCCGCCGGTACCAACAGGCCGGCCACGGCCAGGACGTGCCGCGACGAACCGGTGGGCGCCGTCGCCTCACCGGCAGCGTTGCCGGTCACCCGGGCATCCGTGGGCTGCACGTCTCCACGGTACCGGGTGAACACATGCACCCAGGATCGCCGAGTGGTTGCGGATGGCTAACAGTTGGTCACAGAACGTGCACTATTTGATTGCTGCCGCAACGTCGTTCGCCATGGCGGCCAGTTGAGCCGACCAGCTGCCCCAATCGTGCTGACCGTCGACCGGGAAGTCGAAGTGGCCGTTGCGGCCGCCCAGCGCGCGGTAGTGCGCGTAGAACGTGCGGTTGCCGCCCTGGGCCTGGTCGCAGTAGCCCAGCATCGCCGGGACGTCGGAGCACGACGTGGTTTGCGGGCTGAACACCCACAGCCGGGTGTTGTTGTCGACCAGCAGCTGGGCGTGCACGTCGGGGTCGTGCCACTTCCACCGGCCGAGTTGGGCGGCACCCCACATCGCCTGGGTGTTGACGCCGCCGAATTCGTTCATGCCGGCCGTGAGAGCACCGTTGACGAAGGTGTTCGACGGGTTCGGGAAGCCCGACAGCGAGCCGGCGTAGCGGTAGCGGTCGGGATGGAAGGTGGCCTCCATCAGGGCGCCGGTGCCGCCTTGGGAGGCGCCGACGATCGCGTGCCCGCTGGGGGCCAGACCCTTGTTGGCCGCCAGCCAGTTGGGCAGTTCGTCGGACAGGAAGGTCTCCCATTGCCGGGTGCCGTCCTGCTCCCAGTTGGTGTAGAGAGTGAACGCGCCGCTGGCCGGGGCCACCACCGAGATGCCCTTACCGGCGAGGGTGTTCATCGCATTGCCTGCGGTCACCCAGTTGCTGACGGGATCACCGGCGTTGAATGCGTCGAGGAGAACCACGGCGTGCGGACCGCCGGCCTGGAAGGCCACCGGGATGTCGCGCCCCATCGCCGGGGACGGAACCATCAGGTACTCGACGCCGGCGGCGTGGCCCGTCGGGGCCGTCGCACCCCAGACACCGACAGCCAGGGCTGCCGCGCACACTCCGCCGAACAACCTCGACAACATCTTCATGGGCACCTCACGTCGACTCGTCACAATAAAAAGACCCCGGCCACCTGCAGGTAGTGAATCACATGCGGCAGTGGCCGGGGCATCGATCCCTGAACGCCAACGGCGGCGACCCGAACGAATCGGGGCGCCGCCGTTGAGCGGATGTCGATGCCGACGGATCAGGCGGTCGGGGTGGCCCCGAGGACGCGCTGGATGTCCGGCTTCATCTGCTGGAGCTGCTGGCCCCAGTAGTTCCACTGGTGGGTGCCGTTGGCCGGGAAGTTGAAGACCCCGTTGGTGCCACCGTCAGCCAGGTAGGTGTCACGGAACGTCTTGTTGGTCCGCAACGTGAACCCTTCCAGGAACTTGGCATTGAACAGGTTGCCTGTGCTGGTGCCGGCATCCAGGTCCGACGGCTTACCGTCGCCGCAGTAGATCCAGATGCGGGTGTTGTTGTCGATCAACTTCTGGATGTTGACCAACGGGTCGTTGCGCTTCCAGGCGCTGTTCGGGTCTTCGGTCGGACCCCACATGTCGTTGGCCTTGAAACCGCCGGCATCACCCATCGAAACGTTGACCAGCATCGGCCACCAGCCCTCGGACAGGTTCAGGAAGCCCGACAGCGCGGCGGCATAGGGGAACTGCTCGGGATGCCAGATCGCCAGGGTCAGTGCGGCCGAACCGGCCATCGACAGACCGACGGCGGCACTACCGGTCGGCTTGACCGCCTTGTTGGCCGCCAGCCAGGCCGGCAGCTCCTGGGTCAGGAAGGTCTCCCACTTGTAGGTCTGGCAGCCGGCCTTGCCACACGCCGGCTTGTACCAGTCGCTGTAGAAGCTGGACTGGCCACCGACGGGCATGATCACCGACAGGCCCGAGCCGTAGTACCACTCGAAGGCGGGGGTGTTGATGTCCCAGCCGTTGAAGTCGTCCTGGGCGCGCAGACCGTCGAGCAGGTAGACCGCCGGTGAGTTGGCGCCACCGCTCTGGAACTGGATGCGGATGTCGCGGCCCATACCGGCCGACGGCACATCCAGGTATTCCACCGGGAGGCCTGGCTTGGAGAACGCTCCGGCCGTTGCGGAGCCGCCGACGACGCCGATCAGGCCGGGCAGCACGGCGGCAGCCGCGGCGGCGACCGTCAGCCGGCGCAGCCATGCGCCTCGCAACTTCTCAACGAACTTCATACAACTATTCCCATCTTTTTTGTGTGTGCCGCACCGCATGCGATCCGCGCGGCAGTGCCCTGGTAGTCAACCACAGTTGATGTGATCGTTCCTCTTCAGAGATCTCCTCGTGATTGGCTCTCATCGGTTGATTGTGCTGATCAGGTCGGGTTTCAGAGCGGTCAACTGAGCCCCCCAATAAGGCCACGAATGATTGCCCGACGGCGGGAAGCTGAAGGTCGCATTGGTGCCGCCGGCGCTGGTGTAGGCGGCCTGGAAATCCTTGTTGCTCTTGATCGCCATGGACTCCAGGCTGTTGGCACTCAACGCCAGGCTCGGGTCGGCGGCCTGATCGATGTCGGTCTGCCCGCCGGGTGCGCAGTAGATCCACAGCCGGGTGCCGTTGCGTGCGATGGTGGCGGCCTGCGCGATCGGGGCGTTGCGCTTCCACGCCGGATCCCAGGGCGCACCCCACATGTTGTCGACGTTGTAGCCGCCGGCGTCGAGCATGGCCACCCGGATGGCCTGCTGCATCAGCACCGAGGACGGGTTGAGGAAACCCGA
Encoded here:
- the fadD32 gene encoding long-chain-fatty-acid--AMP ligase FadD32, with translation MPFHNPFIKNGRITFPEGASVVKHVERWAKVRGDKLAYRFLDFSTERDGLVRELRWAEFSTRNRAVAARLQQVTQPGDRVAILCPQNLEYLIAMFGTMYSGRIAVPLFDPSEPGHVGRLHAVLDDCAPSAILTTTDSAEGVRKFFRSRPAKDRPRVIAVDAVPDEVGATWEHYDSIDESTVAYLQYTSGSTRIPTGVQITHLNLATNIVQVIEALEGEEGDRGVSWLPFFHDMGLITALLSPMIGHYFTFMTPAAFVRRPGRWIRELARKPGDTGGTISVAPNFAFDHAAARGLPKDDEEPLDLSNVKAILNGSEPISAATVRRFNDAFGPFGFQPKAIKPSYGLAEATLFVSTTPSSEEPTIISVDRDELNAGRFVAVPDDSPKAVAQAGAGKIGVDEWAVIVDNDSATELVDGQIGEIWISGQNMGTGYWNKPEETIATFQNILKSRTNPSHADGAADDATWVRTGDLGAYHDGELYITGRTKDLVIIDGRNHYPQDLEYSAQEATKAVRTGFVAAFSVPANRLPDEVFENAHAGLKRDADDTSEQLVIVAERAPGSHKLELGPVVDDIRAAVAVRHGVTVRDVLLTPAGAIPRTSSGKIGRRACRSAYLDGSLRSGKVANAFPDETE
- the culp6 gene encoding carboxylesterase Culp6, yielding MARKTRTNARRRRHRILGLIAAGAMAIAVALIVAIIVIVVRKPESPPSAVPPTAVPPTTAQPGKKPRPEFQDASCPDVQLIAIPGTWESSPTDDPLNPTQFPIALLRNVTGPLTEQFGRDRVEVYTVPYTAQFHNPLSADKQMSYNDSRTEGTRATVKAMTEMNERCPLTSYVIVGFSQGAVIGGDLASDIGNGRGPVDEDLVLGVTLIADGRRQDNVGQDIGPNPPGQGAEITLHEVPVLSAMGLTMSGERPGGFGALNNRTNQICAPGDLICAAPEQAFNITNLPETLDVLAGGAGQPVHAMYNTPQFWNLDGQTATAWTLNWARDVIQNAPVPKHG
- a CDS encoding alpha/beta hydrolase family protein; translation: MKMLSRLFGGVCAAALAVGVWGATAPTGHAAGVEYLMVPSPAMGRDIPVAFQAGGPHAVVLLDAFNAGDPVSNWVTAGNAMNTLAGKGISVVAPASGAFTLYTNWEQDGTRQWETFLSDELPNWLAANKGLAPSGHAIVGASQGGTGALMEATFHPDRYRYAGSLSGFPNPSNTFVNGALTAGMNEFGGVNTQAMWGAAQLGRWKWHDPDVHAQLLVDNNTRLWVFSPQTTSCSDVPAMLGYCDQAQGGNRTFYAHYRALGGRNGHFDFPVDGQHDWGSWSAQLAAMANDVAAAIK
- a CDS encoding DUF732 domain-containing protein; its protein translation is MQPTDARVTGNAAGEATAPTGSSRHVLAVAGLLVPAAWLLIGCSAGEDLVTTAAPAEQVLGPVHGQGASLSPDNEMQSAKLDVTPVQRSFLDALSGAGVHPSSELQALSIGSSVCQAHAAGQSDQAVWDYIAPMVRSDVADAPSSSAQTASDIQVNTATADYIRIATQRLC
- a CDS encoding esterase family protein — translated: MKFVEKLRGAWLRRLTVAAAAAAVLPGLIGVVGGSATAGAFSKPGLPVEYLDVPSAGMGRDIRIQFQSGGANSPAVYLLDGLRAQDDFNGWDINTPAFEWYYGSGLSVIMPVGGQSSFYSDWYKPACGKAGCQTYKWETFLTQELPAWLAANKAVKPTGSAAVGLSMAGSAALTLAIWHPEQFPYAAALSGFLNLSEGWWPMLVNVSMGDAGGFKANDMWGPTEDPNSAWKRNDPLVNIQKLIDNNTRIWIYCGDGKPSDLDAGTSTGNLFNAKFLEGFTLRTNKTFRDTYLADGGTNGVFNFPANGTHQWNYWGQQLQQMKPDIQRVLGATPTA